From Hypanus sabinus isolate sHypSab1 chromosome 23, sHypSab1.hap1, whole genome shotgun sequence, a single genomic window includes:
- the LOC132380244 gene encoding avidin-related protein 1-like — translation MVRLQCSHSKTKQSLFSRWRTLAEISSKSTTAGGGRTSVRTTAGAAMETPGPAVRLFLLALVLPGISAGRCNMTGIWWNSLGSFFHLSEARNLSLSGRYRTAVEAAVGEAGADRQAPVFGIRHGGREPTFTMSVAWAGGSITSWVGQCLMLEDGHQILKTTWLLRSPVSSLQDVWQSTRIGEDTFHQATGDVLSKES, via the exons ATGGTCAGATTACAATGCTCACACTCAAAGACAAAACAGTCACTGTTTAGTCGCTGGAGAACACTGGCAGAGATAAGCAGCAAGTCAACAACCGCTGGGGGAGGAAGGACTTCGGTCAGAACGACAGCCGGAGCTGCGATGGAGACGCCGGGCCCCGCCGTTCGCCTCTTCCTGCTGGCGCTCGTTCTCCCCGGAATCTCG GCCGGCCGCTGTAACATGACCGGGATCTGGTGGAACAGCCTCGGTTCCTTCTTCCACCTGAGCGAGGCCCGGAACCTCAGCCTGAGCGGCCGCTACCGCACGGCGGTCGAGGCGGCGGTCGGAGAAGCGGGAGCCGACAGGCAGGCGCCGGTCTTCGGCATCAGGCACGGCGGCAGGGAGCCGACCTTCACTATGTCGGTCGCCTGGGCCGGGG GCTCCATTACATCCTGGGTTGGACAATGCCTGATGCTGGAGGATGGGCACCAGATTCTGAAGACCACGTGGCTGTTGAGGTCTCCAGTTTCCAGCCTACAAGATGTCTGGCAATCAACTAG AATTGGAGAAGATACTTTTCACCAAGCCACAGGAGATGTCCTGTCGAAAGAATCCTAA